Proteins from a single region of Hordeum vulgare subsp. vulgare chromosome 6H, MorexV3_pseudomolecules_assembly, whole genome shotgun sequence:
- the LOC123401056 gene encoding uncharacterized protein LOC123401056, translated as MAQLIRSRDRDNRPKRPSPLRSPPPTSGGDHQSTSLFRRPDQILLPDGRRISIYEDRHGVLVTDALRWSTRPVEDVYMEVLYDLQTSLPIAEPVRRSHRGRDAPHPPIRCILPDKRIIHAYSDRHGVLVTDDMDGSTRRVEDVFREVISDLPHYRPPPTLAKKPVRRHRLGGDPHNPLLLLCLLPDDRIIHAYNDMYGFLVTKDTKGLTRPVQDVFREVLYHLWMRPCDPPPPVVDAAEEDEPAPQQTVTPSPDPSISQFIDDLLNRAFVANKLKLAQRREDREPNVLASKELLDTTTLESITNTSSPPQPTPFQPGMLSSKDASSTRAEEVTHSLTPPILARKPAGWNHQFFIRVDLGGSFHTYPELGGPFRSLEEAKKAILCRLDKLRDPKMCTNDWLSSSEIAIRDALHWPDGTRKYSSRSNPDEDHMGLLVQALLDKYNEENNLLEDDAYHVEKVVSFQEVYEGKGGWYYHLNCTRKTKGGVDNLFFAEVLRMNRGLQFKLTCLHMVEPAVDNGTCYGCKKANVGMKHPIDAGKYKGGHDPSWPQRPCVVLPPDLPEGFDAKMKAMEERIRYQFQDSDVLIPDAGRTAAADGLDKSQLGRRGFPAADARMNKERIRYVYGDRDVAKPDAGRPAAGLKGKWGKYVVPPMRLKV; from the exons ATGGCGCAGCTTATCCGAAGTCGCGACCGCGACAACCGACCAAAGCGCCCCTCTCCCCTCCGCTCCCCTCCTCCGACGTCCGGAGGCGACCACCAATCCACGTCCCTATTTCGTCGTCCCGACCAAATTCTTCTTCCCGACGGCCGACGAATCTCTATCTACGAAGATAGGCATGGAGTTCTCGTCACCGATGCCCTCCGCTGGTCGACACGACCCGTCGAAGATGTCTACATGGAAGTCCTCTACGACCTCCAGACGAGTCTTCCCATCGCGGAGCCCGTCCGACGGAGCCACCGCGGCCGAGATGCCCCCCACCCCCCTATCCGATGTATTCTTCCTGACAAGCGAATAATCCATGCCTACAGTGATAGGCACGGGGTTCTTGTCACCGACGACATGGATGGGTCGACACGACGTGTCGAGGATGTCTTCAGGGAAGTCATCTCCGACCTGCCCCACTATCGTCCACCACCCACCTTGGCGAAGAAGCCCGTCCGACGCCACCGCCTCGGTGGCGATCCCCATAACCCCCTTCTTCTCCTATGTCTTCTTCCTGACGACAGAATAATTCATGCCTACAATGATATGTATGGGTTTCTCGTCACCAAAGACACGAAAGGGTTGACACGGCCCGTCCAAGATGTCTTCAGGGAAGTCCTCTACCACCTCTGGATGAGGCCCTGCGATCCTCCACCGCC GGTTGTTGATGCCGCTGAGGAAGATGAGCCTGCACCTCAACAAACGGTCACTCCAAGCCCTGATCCATCCATATCTCAATTCATCGATGATCTGCTAAACAGAGCTTTTGTTGCCAACAAGCTGAAGCTGGCTCAAAG GCGTGAGGACAGAGAACCAAATGTCTTGGCCTCTAAGGAGCTGCTTGACACTACAACACTGGAGTCAATCACTAACACTTCCTCTCCGCCACAGCCTACACC ATTCCAGCCAGGTATGTTGTCGTCGAAGGACGCTTCCTCCACCCGGGCAGAGGAGGTGACTCACTCGCTGACGCCGCCCATTTTGGCTCGGAAACCTGCCGGTTGGAATCATCAATTTTTCATAAGAGTAGATCTTGGAGGATCTTTCCACACGTATCCTGAGCTGGGTGGGCCGTTCCGGAGCTTGGAGGAAGCTAAGAAGGCTATACTCTGCCGCCTTGATAAACTGCGTGATCCAAAAAT GTGCACAAACGACTGGCTTTCCAGTTCGGAGATTGCTATACGAGATGCTCTTCACTGGCCAGATGGCACACGAAAGTATTCTTCAAGATCCAATCCGGACGAAGATCATATGGGGCTACTGGTTCAAGCTTTGTTGGACAAGTACAATGAGGAGAATAATCTTTTGGAG GATGATGCATATCATGTTGAGAAGGTCGTGAGCTTCCAAGAAGTTTATGAGGGCAAAGGTGGCTGGTACTATCATCTGAATTGTACTAGAAAAACTAAAGGTGGCGTCGACAATCTCTTCTTTGCCGAAGTCTTGAGAATGAATAGAGGACTACAATTCAAGCTCACCTGTCTCCATATggttgaacctgctgttgataaCG GTACATGCTATGGTTGTAAAAAAGCTAATGTTGGTATGAAGCACCCCATTGATGCTGGTAAATACAAAGGTGGCCACGATCCCTCGTGGCCACAACGACCGTGCGTGGTTCTTCCACCGGATTTGCCTGAGGGTTTTGATGCTAAGATGAAAGCTATGGAAGAAAGGATTAGATATCAATTCCAG GACTCTGATGTGTTGATACCGGATGCTGGAAGAACTGCTGCTGCTGACGGTTTGGACAAGAGCCAGCTGGGAAGAAGGGGCTTCCCAGCTGCTGATGCTAGGATGAACAAGGAAAGGATTAGATATGTATACGGG GACCGTGATGTGGCAAAACCGGATGCTGGAAGGCCTGCTGCTGGTTTGAAGGGAAAGTGGGGGAAGTACGTTGTACCGCCGATGCGTCTGAAGGTTTGA